From a region of the Salvelinus alpinus chromosome 2, SLU_Salpinus.1, whole genome shotgun sequence genome:
- the LOC139563422 gene encoding retinoblastoma-binding protein 5 isoform X2 — MNLELLESFGQNYPEEADGTLDCISMALTCTFNRWGTLLAVGCNDGRIVIWDFLTRGIAKIISAHIHPVCSLCWSRDGHKLVSASTDNIVSLWDVLTGDCDQRFRFPSPILKLQYHPRDLDKVLVCPMKSAPVLLTLSDSKHVVLPVDDDSDLNVVAAFDRRGEYIYTGNAKGKILVLNTDTQDLVASFRVTTGTSNTTAIKSIEFARKGSCFLINTADRIIRVYDGREILTCGRDGEPEPMQKLQDLVNRTPWKRCCFSGDGEYIVAGSARQHALYIWEKSIGNLVKILHGTRGELLLDVAWHPVRPIIASISSGVVSIWAQNQVENWSAFAPDFKELDENVEYEERESEFDIEDEDKSEPEQTGADAAEDEEVDVTSVDPIVAFCSSDEELEDFKALLYLPIAPEVEDPEENPFGPPPDAAGQTTPVEDGSAHTGSGDKKRQPSSEGVPPKKKARTTTIELQGVPSDEVHPLLGVKGDSKSKKKTAGRPKGSKGSLVSQSYKQHDIGGLD, encoded by the exons ATGAATTTAGAGTTGCTCG AGTCGTTCGGGCAGAACTATCCAGAG GAGGCCGATGGCACTCTGGACTGTATCAGTATGGCTCTCACATGCACCTTTAACCGCTGGGGCACGCTTCTGGCAGTGGGCTGCAACGACGGACGCATCGTCATCTGGGATTTCCTGACACGGGGCATCGCCAAGATCATCAGCGCTCACATTCATCCAGTCTGCTCACTGTG TTGGAGTCGAGACGGTCACAAGCTGGTGAGTGCGTCTACAGATAACATAGTGTCGCTATGGGACGTCCTGACGGGAGACTGTGACCAGAGGTTCCGCTTCCCCTCGCCCATCCTCAAACTGCAGTACCACCCCAGAGACCT TGACAAAGTCCTGGTGTGTCCTATGAAGTCAGCTCCGGTGCTGCTTACCCTGTCCGACTCTAAACACGTGGTTCTGCCCGTGGATGACGACTCTGACCTGAATGTGGTGGCGGCCTTCGACCGGCGGGGGGAGTACATCTACACCGGCAACGCCAAAGGAAAG ATTCTGGTGCTGAACACGGACACACAGGATCTGGTGGCATCGTTTCGGGTGACAACAGGGACCAGTAACACCACAGCCATCAAGTCCATAGAGTTTGCGCGCAAGGGCAG ttgtttcCTCATCAACACAGCAGACAGAATCATCAGGGTGTATGACGGGAGGGAGATTCTCACCTGTGGGAGAGACGGGGAGCCAGAGCCCATGCAGAAACTACAGGACCTGGTCAacag gaCTCCCTGGAAGCGGTGTTGTTTCTCTGGGGATGGGGAGTACATTGTGGCTGGTTCAGCCCGGCAGCATGCTCTGTACATCTGGGAGAAGAGCATTGGCAACTTGGTAAAGATCCTCCATGGAACCAGAGGAGAACTACTGCTGGACGTGGCT TGGCACCCTGTGCGACCAATCATCGCCTCCATATCCAGCGGAGTGGTGTCCATCTGGGCTCAGAACCAAGTG GAAAACTGGAGTGCGTTCGCCCCAGACTTCAAGGAGCTGGATGAGAACGTGGAGTATGAGGAGAGAGAGTCTGAGTTTGACATAGAGGATGAGGATAAGAGTGAAcctgaacagacag gtgctGACGCTGCGGAGGATGAGGAGGTGGATGTGACCTCTGTTGACCCCATCGTAGCATTCTGCAGCAG TGATGAGGAGCTGGAGGACTTCAAGGCCCTGCTCTACCTGCCCATCGCTCCAGAGGTAGAAGACCCTGAGGAGAATCCATTTGGTCCCCCTCCGGATGCAGCCGGTCAGACCACCCCTGTAGAAGATGGTTCAGCCCACACAGGGAGCGGGGACAAGAAGCGCCAGCCGTCCTCAGAGGGAGTTCCGCCCAAAAAGAAGGCTCGTACCACCACCATCGAACTACAGGGGGTGCCTAGTGATG AGGTGCACCCCTTACTGGGGGTAAAGGGAGACAGCAAGTCCAAGAAGAAGACGGCAGGGCGGCCAAAAGGATCCAAAG GGAGCCTGGTTTCACAGTCCTACAAGCAGCATGATATCGGGGGACTGGACTGA
- the LOC139563422 gene encoding retinoblastoma-binding protein 5 isoform X1 — protein MNLELLESFGQNYPEEADGTLDCISMALTCTFNRWGTLLAVGCNDGRIVIWDFLTRGIAKIISAHIHPVCSLCWSRDGHKLVSASTDNIVSLWDVLTGDCDQRFRFPSPILKLQYHPRDLDKVLVCPMKSAPVLLTLSDSKHVVLPVDDDSDLNVVAAFDRRGEYIYTGNAKGKILVLNTDTQDLVASFRVTTGTSNTTAIKSIEFARKGSCFLINTADRIIRVYDGREILTCGRDGEPEPMQKLQDLVNRTPWKRCCFSGDGEYIVAGSARQHALYIWEKSIGNLVKILHGTRGELLLDVAWHPVRPIIASISSGVVSIWAQNQVENWSAFAPDFKELDENVEYEERESEFDIEDEDKSEPEQTGADAAEDEEVDVTSVDPIVAFCSSDEELEDFKALLYLPIAPEVEDPEENPFGPPPDAAGQTTPVEDGSAHTGSGDKKRQPSSEGVPPKKKARTTTIELQGVPSDEVHPLLGVKGDSKSKKKTAGRPKGSKGKEKDFPFRPKPYRGDRVYPDGAVAGGGAGGGGGMKGRAEGGLTAAGSLVSQSYKQHDIGGLD, from the exons ATGAATTTAGAGTTGCTCG AGTCGTTCGGGCAGAACTATCCAGAG GAGGCCGATGGCACTCTGGACTGTATCAGTATGGCTCTCACATGCACCTTTAACCGCTGGGGCACGCTTCTGGCAGTGGGCTGCAACGACGGACGCATCGTCATCTGGGATTTCCTGACACGGGGCATCGCCAAGATCATCAGCGCTCACATTCATCCAGTCTGCTCACTGTG TTGGAGTCGAGACGGTCACAAGCTGGTGAGTGCGTCTACAGATAACATAGTGTCGCTATGGGACGTCCTGACGGGAGACTGTGACCAGAGGTTCCGCTTCCCCTCGCCCATCCTCAAACTGCAGTACCACCCCAGAGACCT TGACAAAGTCCTGGTGTGTCCTATGAAGTCAGCTCCGGTGCTGCTTACCCTGTCCGACTCTAAACACGTGGTTCTGCCCGTGGATGACGACTCTGACCTGAATGTGGTGGCGGCCTTCGACCGGCGGGGGGAGTACATCTACACCGGCAACGCCAAAGGAAAG ATTCTGGTGCTGAACACGGACACACAGGATCTGGTGGCATCGTTTCGGGTGACAACAGGGACCAGTAACACCACAGCCATCAAGTCCATAGAGTTTGCGCGCAAGGGCAG ttgtttcCTCATCAACACAGCAGACAGAATCATCAGGGTGTATGACGGGAGGGAGATTCTCACCTGTGGGAGAGACGGGGAGCCAGAGCCCATGCAGAAACTACAGGACCTGGTCAacag gaCTCCCTGGAAGCGGTGTTGTTTCTCTGGGGATGGGGAGTACATTGTGGCTGGTTCAGCCCGGCAGCATGCTCTGTACATCTGGGAGAAGAGCATTGGCAACTTGGTAAAGATCCTCCATGGAACCAGAGGAGAACTACTGCTGGACGTGGCT TGGCACCCTGTGCGACCAATCATCGCCTCCATATCCAGCGGAGTGGTGTCCATCTGGGCTCAGAACCAAGTG GAAAACTGGAGTGCGTTCGCCCCAGACTTCAAGGAGCTGGATGAGAACGTGGAGTATGAGGAGAGAGAGTCTGAGTTTGACATAGAGGATGAGGATAAGAGTGAAcctgaacagacag gtgctGACGCTGCGGAGGATGAGGAGGTGGATGTGACCTCTGTTGACCCCATCGTAGCATTCTGCAGCAG TGATGAGGAGCTGGAGGACTTCAAGGCCCTGCTCTACCTGCCCATCGCTCCAGAGGTAGAAGACCCTGAGGAGAATCCATTTGGTCCCCCTCCGGATGCAGCCGGTCAGACCACCCCTGTAGAAGATGGTTCAGCCCACACAGGGAGCGGGGACAAGAAGCGCCAGCCGTCCTCAGAGGGAGTTCCGCCCAAAAAGAAGGCTCGTACCACCACCATCGAACTACAGGGGGTGCCTAGTGATG AGGTGCACCCCTTACTGGGGGTAAAGGGAGACAGCAAGTCCAAGAAGAAGACGGCAGGGCGGCCAAAAGGATCCAAAGGTAAAGAGAAAGACTTTCCCTTCAGGCCCAAACCCTACAGGGGGGACAGGGTCTACCCTGACGGAGCGgtagcaggaggaggagcaggaggaggaggagggatgaagggCAGAGCGGAGGGGGGCCTGACTGCAGCAG GGAGCCTGGTTTCACAGTCCTACAAGCAGCATGATATCGGGGGACTGGACTGA